In Oryza sativa Japonica Group chromosome 2, ASM3414082v1, the following are encoded in one genomic region:
- the LOC4328954 gene encoding vacuolar protein sorting-associated protein 29 translates to MVLVLALGDLHVPHRAADLPAKFKSMLVPGKIQHIICTGNLCIKEVHDYLKSLCPDLHITRGEYDEDARYPETKTLTIGQFKLGLCHGHQVVPWGDLDSLAMLQRQLDVDILVTGHTHQFKAYKHEGGVVINPGSATGAYSSITYDVNPSFVLMDIDGLRVVVYVYELIDGEVKVDKIDFKKTATMHA, encoded by the exons atggtgctgGTGCTCGCGCTCGGGGATCTGCACGTGCCGCACCGGGCGGCCGACCTGCCGGCCAAGTTCAAGTCCATGCTCGTCCCGGGCAAGATCCAGCACATCATCTGCACGGGGAACCTCTGCATCAAG GAAGTTCATGACTACCTGAAAAGCCTTTGTCCTGATCTCCATATAACCAGAGGTGAATATGATGAGGATGCTCGTTACCCAGAGACTAAGACACTTACTATTGGTCAGTTCAAGCTAGGGCTGTGCCATGGTCATCAG GTTGTTCCATGGGGCGATTTGGACTCCCTGGCGATGCTCCAACGGCAGCTGGACGTGGACATCCTCGTCACAGGGCACACCCACCAGTTCAAGGCGTACAAGCACGAGGGGGGAGTGGTCATCAACCCCGGCTCCGCCACGGGCGCCTACAGCAGCATCACCTACGACGTGAACCCGAGCTTCGTGCTCATGGACATCGACGGCCTCCGCGTGGTCGTCTACGTGTACGAGCTGATCGACGGCGAGGTCAAGGTCGACAAGATCGACTTCAAGAAGACGGCGACGATGCACGCCTGA